CATCTCCAAGGCAAAGTCTATGTCGATCGGATGCCTTCGCTCGAAACTCTGGCGCATCTAGCTGAGTGGCAGCGCTACTGGCTCAAGGACTGACGATTTTTGTGAGGGAGAGACGCCCCGCCGGAGCGTCTCCGCTTCCGAGGGCCTATGCTCACTTTCATCACCGGTAACGCCGACAAACTTGCCGAAGTGGAGCGTATGCTTGGGCGTTCTGTCGCGCACGAGGCGCTGGCATTGGAGGAAATCCAAGCGCTCGATCTCGAATCCGTGGCACGCCATAAAGCGCGACAAGCCTATGCCCTTCTCCAGCGCCCGGTGTTGGTGGAAGACACCGGCTTAGCCCTTGCCGCGTGGAATGGTTTACCGGGGGCGTTGGTGAAATGGTTCCTCGTGACTGTGGGGGCGGCGGGGCTCTGCCGTTTGCTCCAAAGCGAATCGAATCGTGCGGCGACCGCCATGACCGTCTTCGCCTATTGCGATGACGTGCAATTGTGCGTGTTTGCCGGAACGATCGATGGCGTCATTGCCGAGACGCCACGGGGAAACGGCGGGTTTGGCTGGGATGCCATCTTTCGGCCGCACGGGAGCGAGCACACCTTTGCCGAGATGACTCTGGAGGAAAAAGATCGCTTTTCCATGCGCCGCTTGGCTGTGGAGCAGCTCCGCGACTCCGGGCTGCTGAGCTGCTGACGCTGTTGCTCTTGGGTTGACGCACTTGCCGCCACAGCGTATCTCTTGAGCCCCATGACCGCGACTGGCAGTACGCAAGACTTGTTGTCGAGCCTTCTGTCTCGGGTGAGTCGTTCCTTCTACCTGAGCCTGCGGATTCTTCCGCGTGAGGTGCGCCAACCCATCGGTGTCGCGTATCTCTTCTGCCGTGCCGCGGACACGATTGCCGATACGGCGCTGTTGCCTGCGGAACAACGTCTGGCCTGTCTTGATCGGTATCGGCGCGGGTTTAGTGAAGATCCCGCAGCGATTCCTCCGATCTTTCCAGGACAACTGCTAGACTCTCAGCAAAATCCTGACGAACGGGAATTGCTGTTGCGGCTGCCCGACTGTTTCGCTGTACTGGCTGGATTGCCGAGAGAAGATCGACGTTACATCCGTGAATTGGTGTTGACCCTGACCCAGGGCATGCAAATGGACCTGCGTCTCTTTCCGTCAGAGGATAGTGGCACGCTCGCGGCGTTGGAGACCCGGGCCGATCTCGACCGCTACACTTACTTTGTGGCCGGCTGCGTTGGCGAGTTCTGGACGAAGGTGACGACGGCGCATGTCCCTTCGTTGCAGTCGTGGAATGTGGACGAGATGGCGGTGCGCGGAGTGCGGTTCGGCAAAGGCTTGCAACTCACCAACATTCTCCGCGATATTGCGCAAGACGTGCGGATCGGGCGTTGTTATCTGCCGCGTGAAGGGTTAGCGCGGCTTGGTGTATGTCCCGAGGAATTGCTCGACTCGCGGACCCTCACGCGCGTGAAGCCGCTGTTACTGACGCTGCTCGACGAAACCTTGGCATTGTATCGGGACGGGTGGCGCTACACCCTAGCGATTCCGCCGCGTGAATGGCGATTGCGACTGGCCTGTGCGTGGCCGTTGCTGATTGGTCTTGCGACCTTGGCGGCAGTGAAAAATGCTTCTCATCTGTTAGAGCCGACCATGCGCGTCAAAATTTCGCGGAGGCAAGTCTATCGGATTCTGTTCCGTTCGCTCGTCGCTGTATGGTCCGATAGCGCACTGGACGGCTATTATCGGCAGCTGCTCGGGAGGCTAGCCGATGGGAAGGTGGTCTG
The nucleotide sequence above comes from Deltaproteobacteria bacterium. Encoded proteins:
- the rdgB gene encoding RdgB/HAM1 family non-canonical purine NTP pyrophosphatase, producing the protein MLTFITGNADKLAEVERMLGRSVAHEALALEEIQALDLESVARHKARQAYALLQRPVLVEDTGLALAAWNGLPGALVKWFLVTVGAAGLCRLLQSESNRAATAMTVFAYCDDVQLCVFAGTIDGVIAETPRGNGGFGWDAIFRPHGSEHTFAEMTLEEKDRFSMRRLAVEQLRDSGLLSC
- a CDS encoding squalene/phytoene synthase family protein, which gives rise to MTATGSTQDLLSSLLSRVSRSFYLSLRILPREVRQPIGVAYLFCRAADTIADTALLPAEQRLACLDRYRRGFSEDPAAIPPIFPGQLLDSQQNPDERELLLRLPDCFAVLAGLPREDRRYIRELVLTLTQGMQMDLRLFPSEDSGTLAALETRADLDRYTYFVAGCVGEFWTKVTTAHVPSLQSWNVDEMAVRGVRFGKGLQLTNILRDIAQDVRIGRCYLPREGLARLGVCPEELLDSRTLTRVKPLLLTLLDETLALYRDGWRYTLAIPPREWRLRLACAWPLLIGLATLAAVKNASHLLEPTMRVKISRRQVYRILFRSLVAVWSDSALDGYYRQLLGRLADGKVV